The following coding sequences lie in one Arachis hypogaea cultivar Tifrunner chromosome 4, arahy.Tifrunner.gnm2.J5K5, whole genome shotgun sequence genomic window:
- the LOC112796980 gene encoding ubiquitin carboxyl-terminal hydrolase 23-like isoform X2, whose product MQMSGHSRIGLSKPCCWILCSVCNTESCKLCTACIWKNIIPQGSGWESAVSGISRNFQNASQEDAHEYMVNLLELMHKCCLPSGVPSESPSAYEKSFVHKIFGGHLRSQVKCQQCSFCSNKFDPFLDLSLEIFKAESLQKALANFTAAEWLDGGERQYNCQRCKQKVRTLRHVWLTNDFY is encoded by the exons ATGCAAATGTCGGGTCATTCGAGGATAGGCTTGTCGAA GCCATGTTGCTGGATTTTGTGCTCTGTGTGTAATACAGAATCATGTAAGTTGTGCACTGCATGCATCTGGAAGAACATTATCCCCCAAGGATCTGGTTGGGAATCTGCGGT ATCAGGCATATCACGAAATTTCCAAAATGCAAGCCAGGAGGATGCACATGAGTATATGGTCAACTTACTTGAGTTAATGCATAAATGCTGCCTGCCTTCTGGTGTTCCAAGTGAATCACCTAGTGCTTATGAGAAAAGTTTTGTTCATAAAATATTTGGTGGTCATCTGCGAAGTCAG GTGAAATGTCAGCAGTGTTCCTTTTGCTCCAACAAGTTTGATCCATTCTTAGATCTAAGCCTCGAAATTTTCAAGGCAGAATCATTGCAGAAAGCACTTGCAAATTTCACTGCTGCAGAATGGTTGGATGGAGGGGAGAGGCAATACAATTGTCAAAGATGCAAGCAGAAAGTTAGGACTCTGAGACATGTATGGTTGACTAAtgatttttattag
- the LOC112796980 gene encoding ubiquitin carboxyl-terminal hydrolase 23-like isoform X1 has product MRADANVGSFEDRLVEVIFLCFALSVLGHVAGFCALCVIQNHVSCALHASGRTLSPKDLVGNLRCISRNFQNASQEDAHEYMVNLLELMHKCCLPSGVPSESPSAYEKSFVHKIFGGHLRSQVKCQQCSFCSNKFDPFLDLSLEIFKAESLQKALANFTAAEWLDGGERQYNCQRCKQKVRTLRHVWLTNDFY; this is encoded by the exons ATGCGTGCTGATGCAAATGTCGGGTCATTCGAGGATAGGCTTGTCGAAGTGATATTTCTCTGTTTTGCTTTATCGGTTTTAG GCCATGTTGCTGGATTTTGTGCTCTGTGTGTAATACAGAATCATGTAAGTTGTGCACTGCATGCATCTGGAAGAACATTATCCCCCAAGGATCTGGTTGGGAATCTGCGGT GCATATCACGAAATTTCCAAAATGCAAGCCAGGAGGATGCACATGAGTATATGGTCAACTTACTTGAGTTAATGCATAAATGCTGCCTGCCTTCTGGTGTTCCAAGTGAATCACCTAGTGCTTATGAGAAAAGTTTTGTTCATAAAATATTTGGTGGTCATCTGCGAAGTCAG GTGAAATGTCAGCAGTGTTCCTTTTGCTCCAACAAGTTTGATCCATTCTTAGATCTAAGCCTCGAAATTTTCAAGGCAGAATCATTGCAGAAAGCACTTGCAAATTTCACTGCTGCAGAATGGTTGGATGGAGGGGAGAGGCAATACAATTGTCAAAGATGCAAGCAGAAAGTTAGGACTCTGAGACATGTATGGTTGACTAAtgatttttattag